The proteins below come from a single Kiloniellales bacterium genomic window:
- a CDS encoding AMP-dependent synthetase/ligase: MDLDRWQSLPALLFDQAKRLDGKPFLWAKREGKYRFLTWTEVAEAVSALSRGLRAIGVKPGDRVVLVSENRPEWLIADVAIMSAGAITVPAYTTNNVGDHHHILSHSGAVGAIVSTKALAQKVLPAAIDAPECRFVVTIQPPELGQDTTVQLYDWWQLIDDGAKRPDDTAEMVSKLKRDDTACFIYTSGTGGTPKGVMLSHMNVMQNCLGAHDVLKILGVGNEVFLSFLPLSHAYEHSGGQFFPMALGAQIYYAESVEKLLTNLAEARPTLMTAVPRLYESIYQRILKGVEKQGGRKAKLFHRTVELGRKRYLDPDSLTLKERILDAILTLLVRRKVKQRFGGRLKAFVSGGAALNPDIGIFFTALGLRVLQGYGQTEAAPVISVNLPGKVKMETVGPPMTGVQVRIAEDGEILVRGPMVMKGYWRDEVATKAVLRDGWLHTGDIGEMDAEGFVKITDRKKDIIVFSGGDNVSPARIEGFLTLQPELHQAMVYGDKRPNLVALLVPDPEFVTEWAKENGKTGGLAELHGDAELRKAVAAAVDRVNAELSPLEKVRRFAIAPESFSVDNHMLTPTLKIRRHKIKEAYGKLLDGLYERRQSETAQSDTAQSETAQSETAQSETAQSGS, from the coding sequence GTGGATCTAGACCGCTGGCAAAGCCTGCCCGCTCTCCTGTTCGATCAGGCAAAACGCCTGGACGGCAAGCCCTTCCTTTGGGCCAAGCGCGAGGGCAAATACCGGTTCCTGACCTGGACCGAGGTCGCGGAGGCGGTCAGCGCCCTGTCCCGCGGTCTGCGCGCCATCGGGGTCAAGCCGGGGGATCGCGTAGTCCTTGTCTCGGAGAACCGGCCGGAGTGGCTGATCGCAGATGTCGCGATCATGAGCGCCGGCGCGATCACGGTCCCCGCCTACACCACCAACAACGTCGGCGACCACCACCACATCCTGTCGCACAGCGGCGCGGTCGGCGCCATCGTCTCGACCAAGGCCCTGGCGCAGAAGGTTCTGCCGGCGGCGATCGACGCCCCGGAGTGCCGCTTCGTCGTGACTATCCAGCCGCCGGAGCTCGGCCAAGACACCACGGTGCAGCTCTACGACTGGTGGCAGCTGATCGACGACGGCGCCAAGCGGCCCGACGACACCGCCGAGATGGTCTCCAAGCTCAAGCGCGACGACACGGCCTGCTTCATCTACACCTCGGGCACCGGCGGCACGCCCAAGGGGGTGATGCTCAGCCACATGAACGTCATGCAGAACTGCCTAGGCGCCCACGACGTGCTTAAGATCCTGGGAGTGGGCAACGAGGTCTTCCTGTCCTTCCTGCCGCTGTCGCACGCCTACGAGCACTCCGGCGGCCAGTTCTTCCCCATGGCCCTGGGCGCCCAGATCTACTACGCCGAGAGCGTCGAGAAGCTGCTGACCAACCTGGCCGAGGCGCGGCCGACCCTGATGACCGCGGTGCCGCGGCTCTACGAGTCGATCTATCAACGGATCCTCAAGGGCGTCGAGAAGCAGGGCGGGCGCAAGGCCAAGCTCTTCCACCGCACCGTCGAGCTCGGGCGCAAGCGCTACCTGGACCCGGACAGCCTGACCCTGAAGGAGCGGATCCTCGACGCGATCCTGACGCTCCTCGTCCGCCGCAAGGTCAAGCAGCGCTTCGGCGGCCGGCTCAAAGCCTTCGTCTCCGGCGGCGCCGCGCTCAATCCGGACATCGGCATCTTCTTCACGGCGCTGGGCCTGCGGGTCCTGCAGGGCTACGGCCAGACCGAGGCGGCGCCGGTGATCTCGGTGAATCTGCCGGGCAAGGTTAAGATGGAGACCGTCGGCCCGCCGATGACCGGGGTCCAGGTGAGGATCGCCGAGGACGGCGAAATCCTGGTCCGCGGCCCCATGGTGATGAAGGGCTACTGGCGCGACGAAGTCGCGACCAAGGCCGTGCTTCGGGACGGCTGGCTGCACACCGGCGACATCGGTGAGATGGACGCCGAGGGCTTCGTGAAGATCACCGACCGCAAGAAGGACATCATCGTGTTTTCCGGCGGCGACAATGTCTCGCCGGCCCGGATCGAGGGTTTCCTGACCCTGCAGCCGGAGCTCCATCAGGCCATGGTCTACGGCGACAAGCGGCCCAACCTCGTGGCCCTGCTGGTGCCCGACCCGGAGTTCGTCACCGAGTGGGCCAAGGAGAACGGCAAGACCGGCGGTCTCGCCGAGCTGCACGGCGATGCGGAGCTGCGCAAGGCGGTCGCCGCGGCGGTCGACCGGGTCAACGCCGAGCTCTCGCCGCTGGAGAAGGTCCGCCGCTTCGCCATCGCGCCGGAGTCCTTCTCGGTCGACAACCACATGCTGACCCCGACCCTCAAGATCCGCCGCCACAAGATCAAGGAGGCCTACGGCAAGC
- a CDS encoding M3 family oligoendopeptidase, with amino-acid sequence MIDTARTAGTAETELGPLPTWDLSDLYPEADGPALRADLTELTDEAEAFRTRYEGKLDGLDGEALGAALEAYEVLRERLDRIMSFAQLAYSGDISNPEIGRFYQSMQEATNGIASRVLFFTLELNRLPEEPLEGKLEAAPRLARYRPWLRDLRALRPHQLADDLERLLHEKYVAGRGAWVRLFDETMAALRFPLDGQDLTSAEILDKLTDPEATVRKAAAESLGRVLGANVKLFGHITNTLAKDKEIEDGWRGFARPVSSRNLGNYVEDEVVEALVAAVREAFPRLSHRYYALKAKWFGVERLPYWDRNAPLPDEDRRRIPWAEARDTVLSAYAAFSGELAEVGRRFFDNPWIDAPVRPGKAPGAFAHPTVPSAHPYLLVNYQGRTRDVMTLAHELGHGVHQVLAGAQGHLMAETPLTLAETASVFGEMLTFRAILAAEDDRTRRRVMLAQKVEDMLNTVVRQIAMHNFETRVHDERRGGELLPERLGEIWLESQTEALGPAVTLEGDYRHYWAYIPHFVHVPFYVYAYAFGDCLVNSLYAVYEDASAGFAERYLEMLRAGGTKRHKELLAPFGLDAADPGFWSRGLGVVGGFIDELEAMD; translated from the coding sequence ATGATCGATACCGCCCGGACCGCCGGAACCGCCGAAACCGAGCTCGGTCCCCTGCCGACCTGGGACCTTTCGGACCTTTATCCGGAGGCCGACGGACCGGCACTGCGCGCCGATCTGACCGAGCTGACCGACGAGGCCGAGGCCTTTCGGACGCGCTACGAGGGCAAGCTCGACGGGCTCGACGGCGAGGCCCTGGGCGCCGCCCTGGAGGCCTACGAAGTCCTGCGCGAGCGGCTCGACCGGATCATGAGCTTCGCCCAGCTGGCCTATTCCGGCGACATCAGCAACCCCGAGATCGGCCGCTTCTATCAGTCGATGCAGGAGGCGACGAACGGCATCGCGAGCCGGGTTCTGTTCTTCACTCTGGAGCTCAACCGGCTTCCGGAGGAGCCGCTGGAGGGCAAGCTGGAGGCCGCGCCGCGGCTGGCGCGCTACCGGCCCTGGCTGCGCGACCTTCGGGCGCTGCGCCCGCACCAGCTCGCCGACGACCTGGAGCGGCTGCTGCACGAGAAGTACGTCGCCGGCCGCGGTGCCTGGGTCCGGCTCTTCGACGAGACCATGGCCGCGCTGCGCTTCCCTCTGGACGGTCAGGATCTGACCAGCGCCGAGATCCTCGACAAGCTGACCGATCCCGAGGCCACGGTCCGCAAGGCAGCGGCGGAATCCCTCGGGCGGGTTCTGGGCGCCAACGTCAAGCTCTTCGGCCACATCACCAATACCCTGGCCAAGGACAAGGAGATCGAGGACGGCTGGCGCGGCTTCGCCCGGCCGGTCTCGTCCCGGAACCTGGGCAACTACGTCGAGGACGAGGTCGTCGAAGCCCTGGTCGCCGCGGTGCGCGAGGCCTTCCCCAGGCTGTCGCACCGCTACTATGCCCTCAAGGCGAAGTGGTTCGGGGTGGAGCGGCTGCCCTATTGGGACCGCAACGCGCCGCTGCCGGACGAGGACCGGCGCCGGATCCCCTGGGCCGAGGCCCGGGACACGGTGCTCTCGGCCTATGCCGCCTTTTCCGGCGAGCTGGCCGAGGTCGGCCGGCGCTTCTTCGACAACCCCTGGATCGACGCCCCGGTGCGGCCTGGCAAGGCGCCCGGCGCCTTCGCCCATCCGACGGTGCCCAGCGCCCATCCCTACCTGCTGGTCAACTACCAGGGCCGGACCCGCGACGTCATGACCCTGGCCCACGAGCTGGGCCACGGCGTGCATCAGGTGCTGGCCGGCGCCCAGGGCCATCTCATGGCCGAGACGCCGCTCACCCTGGCCGAGACCGCCAGCGTCTTCGGCGAGATGCTGACCTTCCGGGCGATCCTGGCCGCGGAGGACGATCGGACCCGCCGCAGAGTCATGCTGGCGCAGAAGGTCGAAGACATGCTCAACACCGTGGTCCGGCAGATCGCCATGCACAACTTCGAAACCCGAGTCCACGACGAGCGGCGGGGCGGCGAGCTGCTGCCGGAGCGTCTGGGGGAGATCTGGCTGGAGAGCCAGACGGAGGCCCTGGGCCCGGCGGTGACCCTGGAGGGCGACTATCGGCACTACTGGGCCTACATCCCGCATTTCGTCCACGTGCCCTTCTATGTTTACGCTTACGCCTTCGGCGATTGCCTGGTGAACTCGCTCTACGCGGTCTACGAGGACGCCTCGGCCGGCTTTGCTGAGCGCTACCTGGAGATGCTGCGGGCTGGCGGGACCAAGCGGCACAAGGAGCTCCTGGCACCCTTCGGCCTGGACGCCGCGGATCCCGGCTTCTGGTCCCGGGGCCTGGGTGTCGTCGGCGGCTTCATCGACGAGCTGGAGGCGATGGATTAA
- a CDS encoding AarF/ABC1/UbiB kinase family protein gives MTDSDFTDESSRLSGRVKRYAKVGGAVGGLAAQFIGARYLGLDLDSGRHSSELKSALGGLKGPLMKVAQILATIPDALPREYAEELRQLQANAPSMGWPFVRRRMRSELGPDWQANFADFEHEAAAAASLGQVHRATGHDGRALACKLQYPDMQSTVEADLQQLKLVFSIYRRSDKAIDPSEIYKELSERLREELDYDREARHMHLYADMLGDEPGVRVPDVLPELSTDRLLTMTWLGGTPIMDFVAGHPDTELRNTVAYNMFRAWYVPFYFYGVIHGDPHLGNYSLREDGSVNLLDFGCIRVFDSSFVRGVIDLYHALETGDEALAVSAYETWGFTGIGKELLEVLNIWAEFIYAPLLEDKVRRIQDSDSGLYGAQVAGKVHKELKRVGGVTPPREFVLMDRAAIGLGSVFMHLKAEINWHRLFHDLVADFDEAALKARQAAALKAAEVPAAG, from the coding sequence ATGACAGACAGCGATTTCACGGACGAATCCTCCCGCCTGAGCGGCCGGGTCAAGCGCTACGCCAAGGTCGGCGGGGCGGTCGGCGGCCTGGCGGCGCAGTTCATCGGCGCCCGCTATCTCGGCCTGGACCTGGATTCCGGCCGGCATTCCTCGGAGCTGAAGTCGGCCCTCGGCGGCCTCAAGGGGCCCTTGATGAAGGTCGCCCAGATCCTGGCGACCATTCCCGACGCCCTGCCGCGGGAGTACGCCGAGGAACTGCGCCAGCTCCAGGCCAACGCGCCCTCCATGGGCTGGCCCTTCGTGCGCCGCCGCATGCGCAGCGAGCTGGGTCCGGACTGGCAAGCCAACTTCGCCGATTTCGAGCACGAGGCCGCGGCGGCGGCCTCGCTTGGCCAGGTCCACCGGGCGACCGGCCACGACGGCCGCGCGCTGGCCTGCAAGCTGCAGTACCCGGACATGCAGTCGACCGTGGAGGCCGACCTGCAGCAGCTGAAGCTGGTGTTCTCGATCTACCGGCGCAGCGATAAGGCGATCGACCCCTCGGAGATCTACAAGGAGCTGTCGGAGCGCCTGCGCGAGGAGCTGGACTACGACCGCGAGGCCCGGCACATGCACCTCTACGCCGACATGCTCGGGGACGAGCCGGGCGTGCGGGTGCCCGACGTCCTGCCGGAGCTCTCCACCGACCGGCTGCTAACCATGACCTGGCTGGGCGGCACGCCGATCATGGACTTCGTCGCCGGCCATCCCGACACCGAGCTGCGCAACACCGTGGCCTACAACATGTTCAGGGCCTGGTACGTGCCCTTCTACTTCTACGGCGTGATCCACGGCGATCCGCACCTGGGCAACTACAGCCTGCGCGAGGACGGCTCGGTCAACCTGCTCGACTTCGGCTGCATCCGGGTCTTCGACTCCAGCTTCGTGCGCGGGGTGATCGACCTCTATCACGCCCTGGAGACCGGCGACGAGGCGCTGGCGGTCAGCGCCTACGAGACCTGGGGCTTCACCGGCATCGGCAAGGAATTGCTCGAAGTCCTCAACATCTGGGCCGAGTTCATCTACGCACCCCTGCTGGAGGACAAGGTCCGCAGGATCCAGGACAGCGACAGCGGCCTCTACGGCGCCCAGGTCGCCGGCAAGGTCCACAAGGAGCTGAAGCGGGTCGGCGGCGTCACCCCGCCGCGCGAGTTCGTCCTGATGGACCGCGCCGCCATCGGCCTGGGCTCGGTCTTCATGCACCTCAAGGCGGAGATCAACTGGCACCGCCTGTTCCACGACCTGGTCGCCGATTTCGACGAGGCG